From the genome of Desulfobacterales bacterium:
CTCTCACCCACTGGGTAACAATAGCCAGATTCATCCCATTCAACAGGAATCCCAAGGCTCCGAGCTTATCTCGGCACGATAATGCGATTGTTCGCTGAGGTATTTTGACGGCCTATCCATTTGCATGTAAGAGCTGCGGAGAAAACGGTTTGACCTGTTGCCATTCATCGGAGCCATGCTCAGCTTGCCAGAGGTCATAATTTTTTTGGAGGTTCAACCAAAAAATAGGCGTTGTATCGAAAGCCCGTGATAACCGAAGAGCCATATCCGGGGTTATTGAACCTCGCTCATTGATAATTTTTGATAATGTCTTTCTTGAGACACCGAGGATAGACGACAATTCAGTAATTGTGATAGAGAGTGGAATAAGATAATCTTCTTTTATGATCTTGCCTGGATGTGTCGGTTTTCTTGTCATTTTGTTCATGGGATTTTCCTCGTTAATGATAATCGTCATAATCGACTATATATGCATCCCCATCGATAAAATCGAAAAAGACTCTCCAGTTGCCAGAAACATTGACAGCATATTGACCTTGTTTATCTCCTGTCAATTTATGGAGGTTTGAACCTGGGTATTTCATATCTCGTAAATCATTGGCGGCATTTAAACGATCAAGTATCCTTTCGAGCCGGGCAGCGTGTTCTGGCTTGATGCCCTTTTTCTTGCCGGTATAAAAGAATTTTTCCAGGCCCTTGTGTTTAAACGATTTTATCACAAACGAATTGTAACCGGTTGGGTTACGTGGGTCAATAAAGAAATTTCAGTTGTTGTGAAGATCGGAAGATCGGGGGACGTTATTCACTTTATTAACAAAGCTTGGTGTGTTATGTTTCAAGCGGTAATGAATAATGCAAGGAGAAACATATGCCGCGCCATGCCCGCCTGGATGCCCCGGGTACCCTTCACCACGTTATTGTCAGAGGAATAGAGAAGCGTCATATCGTCGATGACAGGAAAGACCGGGAGAATTTTGTCACCCGCCTGGGTGAAATTGCCATTGATACCGAAACCAGGATTTATGCCTGGGCCTTATTGACCAACCATGCCCACATTTTATTACGCAGCAGCAGTTTCGGGCTTTCCAGGTACATGCGCCGCCTTCTCACCGGTTATGCCATCTCATACAACCGCCGCCACCGTCGTCACGGTCATCTTTTCCAGAACCGCTACAAGTCCATAGTATGTGAAGAGGAAACCTATTTTCTCGAACTCATCCGTTATATCCACCTCAATCCTTTGCGGGCCGGATTGGTGAAGAGCCTTGCCGGTCTTGACCGTTATCGCTGGAGCGGTCACGGTGTTCTGATGGGCCGCTATACCAACGATTGGCAGGATCGTGACTCGGTGTTGCTGCGGTTCGGTAAAAAGGAGAAAGCGGCCCGGCCTGTCTATCGGCAATTTGTCGCGGACGGGGTGGAACAGGGACGCCGGCCCGATCTTGTCGGCGGCGGCCTGGTCCGATCACTGGGCGGTTGGTCCGAAGTAAAGGCCTTGCGCCGGCTCGGTCTTAAGGAACCCTCGGATGACCGGATACTTGGACGCGGTGAATTTGTTACGCGGATGGTTGAGGAGGCGGAAAATATTCGCATGAGATTGACACCGCGAGACACAAAAAACAAAATTCAAGAAGTCATTGCAACGACCTGCAAGGAGGAAGGCATAAGTGTCAAGGAGTTGAAAGCAGGCAGTCGCAGACGCCCGGTTGCCTCTGCAAGAAGACGTATCGCCCGGACCCTCGTTGACCACGGGGTGACCCTTGCTGAGGCGGCCCGTCAACTCGGCGTTTCCACCGCTGCCATTTCCTTGACCCTGTCACGCAAAAATTGATTTTGTTAACAAAGTAAATAACGTCCCCTAGCTTTCCTTGACGAAGTCAGCGCCGCGATTCCCGGCGACGCAGTCGCCGGGAACGCAAAGTTCACTTGCCGGGAACGCGAACGAGATTGTTCAATTTTCCCAAAAACGCTGCCGCTTTCCCGGTCAATGTGAAACGACTTGTTCGCCTATTCTTTTTATGCCGGGTATTGTCAGAGGTTCAACCTCTTCCAGGTTGACGGTCTGTCTCGCCTGCCAAAGATTATAGTTGTCCTGCATAGCCAACCAACTCTCTGGACTACGGCCAAGTGTTTTTGAAAGGCGTAAAGCCATTTCCGGAGTTATACTGCTTTTCCTTTTAATAAGTCTTTGGAAAGTTGATGGTGACACCTTTAGTTTGGCCGCTACGTTGCGGTAACTAAAATGAAAAGGGTCAAGGTAAACCTCTTTAATAAACTCACCAGGGTGTGGGGGATTGTACATGCTCATTAATGGTAATCCTCATAATCGACAATGTAGGCATTGCCTTCTTGAAATTTAAAAACGACGCGCCAGTTTCTACTTACGTCGATTGCCCAAAAGCTCTTCCGATCTCCCTTTAATGGATGGAGACGAAAACCGGGCAAATCCATATCTTCAATACAGGTTGCGGTATCCAAGGCGGTCATCCGTATTTTTAGTTTTTGTTTATGATCAGGTTGAATTCCAGAAACGCTACCGGTTTCAAAAAACTTGCGCAACCCTTTATGCTTAAACGTCTTAATCATCAATATCAGCTTAGCATCTCGTTGCGCAACACGCAACACTTATTTTATGGGTAACAATTTTTCTCAGGCGAACGAGTTATTCTACAGTTTCTGTATATCTCCACGACCACG
Proteins encoded in this window:
- a CDS encoding HigA family addiction module antitoxin; its protein translation is MNKMTRKPTHPGKIIKEDYLIPLSITITELSSILGVSRKTLSKIINERGSITPDMALRLSRAFDTTPIFWLNLQKNYDLWQAEHGSDEWQQVKPFSPQLLHANG
- a CDS encoding type II toxin-antitoxin system RelE/ParE family toxin, whose amino-acid sequence is MIKSFKHKGLEKFFYTGKKKGIKPEHAARLERILDRLNAANDLRDMKYPGSNLHKLTGDKQGQYAVNVSGNWRVFFDFIDGDAYIVDYDDYH
- a CDS encoding transposase, whose amino-acid sequence is MPRHARLDAPGTLHHVIVRGIEKRHIVDDRKDRENFVTRLGEIAIDTETRIYAWALLTNHAHILLRSSSFGLSRYMRRLLTGYAISYNRRHRRHGHLFQNRYKSIVCEEETYFLELIRYIHLNPLRAGLVKSLAGLDRYRWSGHGVLMGRYTNDWQDRDSVLLRFGKKEKAARPVYRQFVADGVEQGRRPDLVGGGLVRSLGGWSEVKALRRLGLKEPSDDRILGRGEFVTRMVEEAENIRMRLTPRDTKNKIQEVIATTCKEEGISVKELKAGSRRRPVASARRRIARTLVDHGVTLAEAARQLGVSTAAISLTLSRKN
- a CDS encoding HigA family addiction module antitoxin, whose translation is MSMYNPPHPGEFIKEVYLDPFHFSYRNVAAKLKVSPSTFQRLIKRKSSITPEMALRLSKTLGRSPESWLAMQDNYNLWQARQTVNLEEVEPLTIPGIKRIGEQVVSH
- a CDS encoding type II toxin-antitoxin system RelE/ParE family toxin; the encoded protein is MIKTFKHKGLRKFFETGSVSGIQPDHKQKLKIRMTALDTATCIEDMDLPGFRLHPLKGDRKSFWAIDVSRNWRVVFKFQEGNAYIVDYEDYH